A part of Amphiprion ocellaris isolate individual 3 ecotype Okinawa chromosome 16, ASM2253959v1, whole genome shotgun sequence genomic DNA contains:
- the gins1 gene encoding DNA replication complex GINS protein PSF1, whose amino-acid sequence MFCEKAVELIRELHRMSDGQLPAFNEDGLRQVLQEMEALYEQNQSDVNEAKTDGRSDLIPSIKLRHCCLLRNQRCITAYLYDRLLRIRALRWEYGSVLPANVRFQLSAEELQWFGRYKKSLSCFMRSLGGAEAGGEGLDITQDMKPPKSLYIQVRCLEDHGELEIDDGTVILLKKNSQHFLPRWKCEQLIRQGVLEHVVS is encoded by the exons ATGTTCTGTGAGAAGGCCGTGGAGCTGATCCGGGAGTTGCACCGGATGAGCGACGGACAGCTGCCCGCTTTTAAC GAGGACGGACTGAGGCAGGTTCTGCAGGAGATGGAGGCTCTTTATGAACAGAACCAGAGCGACGT TAACGAGGCGAAGACTGACGGTCGCTCTGATCTCATCCCGTCCATCAAACTGCGTCACTGCTGCCTGCTGAGGAACCAGCGCTGCATCACCGCCTACCT GTACGACCGTCTGCTGAGGATCAGAGCTCTGAGGTGGGAATACGGCAGCGTCCTGCCGGCAAACGTCCGATTCCAGCTGAGCGCcgaggag CTGCAGTGGTTCGGCCGCTATAAGAAGTCTCTGTCCTGCTTCATGCGTTCTCTGggtggagctgaagctggaggTGAAGGTCTGGACATCACTCAGGACATGAAGCCTCCAAAGAGCCTCTACATCCAG gtgAGGTGTCTGGAGGACCACGGGGAGTTGGAGATCGACGACGGCACGGTGATCCTGCTGAAGAAGAACAGCCAG CACTTCCTGCCGCGATGGAAATGTGAGCAGCTGATTCGTCAGGGCGTCCTGGAGCACGTCGTGTCCTGA